One Peromyscus leucopus breed LL Stock chromosome 20, UCI_PerLeu_2.1, whole genome shotgun sequence genomic region harbors:
- the Nckap5l gene encoding nck-associated protein 5-like isoform X2, with the protein MEPPAGGTGSLRPAAGDDSSVELGTCHELLHRLRELEAENSALAQANENQRETYERCLDEVANHVVQALLNQKDLREECIKLKKRVFDLERQNQMLSTLLQQKLQLTASSLPQIPLTPLQTPSEPPASPSLNAAEDPAASLPLGHSAGHREVCWEPQLRPGGPGPPATPPPVLDALSPFLRKKAQILEVLRALEETDPLLLCSPAAPWRPPGQGPSSPEPINGELCGPPQPEPSPWAPYLLLGPGSLGALLHWERLLGGSGEEGGGARQPWAPSRAPAPAQGPSSGPRCTPGSSSSSSSDEAGDPNEAPSPDSLLGALAHKQVNLGQLLEDTETYLQAFLTGAAGPLNGDHPGAGKPSSPDPGPPQLSKSKGLPKSAWGGGTPEASRLGFGATSEGQGPLPFLSMFMGAGDAPLGSRPGHPHSSSQVKSKLQTGPPSPGEAQGPLLPSPARGLKFLKLPPASEKVPSPGGPQLSPQLPRNSRIPCRSGGSDGSPSPLLARRGLAGGELSPDGTQGLPSCPSPCSAAPDSAQLRPSQSAVSTTLSPGPGASPCFDSILDLSRSTFRGSSPEPPPSPLQVPPYSQLTLEVPQAPEVLRSPGAPSPGLSESCPYGSPQEKSLDKAGPESPHPSRRTPGSSSKKPGQGSGRRPGEPSHTPLRDRLAALGKLKTGPEGPLGPEKNGVPARPGTEKARGLGRSGDSTGDRPPTTRPLEQPEAKDVLRGAVALGTSSLKQQDLGLTDPGARVYSSHSMGARVDLEPTSPRSCLTKVELAKSRLAGALCPQVPRTPVKVPTPAPSLGKPKSPHSSPTKLPSKSPTKVVPRPVAPLGTKEPSKPDKGKGPPWADCGVPAGQPTSPVHGPAADPSQGSEGPAPHSAIEEKVMKGIEENVLRLQGQERTPGSEAKHRNTSSIASWFGLKKSKLPALNRRAEAAKTKEGAGGGSPLRKEVKTDARKLEAESLNISKLMAKAEDLRRALEEEKAYLSSRARPRPGGPATVPSSGLGQVQGQLAGMYQGADTFMQQLLNRVDGKELPPKSWREPKPEYGDFQPVSTDPKSPWPACGPRNGLVGPLQGCGKPSGKPSSEPGRREEMPSEDSLAEPVSTAHFTACGSLTRTLDSGIGTFPPPDHSSSGTPSKNLPKTKSLRLEPPPGAPPARPPALTKVPRRAHTLEREVPGIEELLVSGRHPSMPAFPGLLTAPSGHRSHQPCPDDPCEDPGPPPPVQLAKNWTFPNTRAAGSSSDPFLCPPRQLEGLPRPPMALPVDRKQSLEPGRTSTPQGPAFGGSRTPSTSDMGEEGRVASGGAPGLETSESLSDSLYDSLSSCGSQG; encoded by the exons GACCTGCGAGAGGAGTGTATCAAGCTGAAGAAGAGGGTGTTCGACCTGGAGCGACAGAACCAGATGCTGAGCACACTCCTGCAGCAGAAGCTGCAGCTCACAGCCAGCTCCCTCCCTCAG ATCCCGCTCACCCCGCTCCAGACACCATCCGAGCCACCAGCCTCCCCGTCCCTGAACGCCGCTGAGGATCCAGCCGCCTCGCTGCCCTTAGGACACAGTGCTGGGCACAGAGAG GTGTGTTGGGAACCGCAGTTGCGACCAGGAGGCCCGGGCCCCCCAGCCACTCCGCCCCCAGTGCTGGATGCCCTGTCCCCATTTCTGCGGAAGAAAGCTCAGATTTTAGAGGTGCTTCGAGCCTTGGAGGAGACGGACCCTTTGCTCCTCTGCTCGCCTGCCGCCCCCTGGCGGCCCCCAGGCCAGGGCCCCAGCTCCCCAGAGCCCATCAATGGCGAGCTCTGTGGCCCGCCCCAGCCTGAGCCCTCACCCTGGGCACCCTACCTGCTGCTCGGCCCTGGGAGCCTCGGGGCACTGCTGCACTGGGAGCGACTCTTGGGGGGCTCCGGGGAAGAAGGAGGCGGCGCCCGGCAACCCTGGGCTCCCAGCAGGGCGCCCGCACCAGCCCAGGGCCCCAGCTCTGGCCCACGCTGCACCCCAGGCAgtagctcctcctcctcttccgaTGAAGCAGGGGACCCTAATGAGGCACCCAGCCCCGACAGCCTGCTAGGTGCCCTGGCCCACAAGCAGGTGAACCTGGGCCAACTCCTCGAAGACACGGAGACTTATCTCCAGGCTTTCCTGACCGGGGCTGCAGGCCCTCTCAATGGTGACCACCCAGGTGCTGGGAAGCCATCCTCGCCAGATCCAGGACCCCCACAGCTGTCCAAGTCCAAAGGCCTCCCAAAGTCAGCTTGGGGTGGGGGTACCCCAGAGGCCAGCAGGCTGGGATTTGGTGCTACCTCAGAGGGCCAGGggccccttcccttcctcagcATGTTCATGGGTGCAGGGGACGCCCCCCTGGGCTCCCGGCCTGGCCACCCCCACTCTTCATCTCAGGTGAAAAGCAAGCTCCAAACCGGGCCCCCTTCTCCCGGGGAAGCCCAGGgaccccttcttccctctccagcCAGAGGTCTCAAGTTTCTCAAGCTGCCTCCAGCCTCAGAGAAGGTCCCCAGCCCAGGAGGCCCCCAGCTCAGCCCCCAGCTCCCCCGGAATTCTCGCATCCCCTGTCGCAGCGGCGGTTCGGACGGCAGCCCCTCCCCGCTGCTGGCCCGCAGGGGTCTGGCTGGAGGAGAGCTGTCCCCGGATGGGACACAGGGCCTGCCCAGCTGCCCTTCACCCTGCTCTGCAGCCCCAGACTCTGCGCAGCTCAGACCCTCCCAGTCGGCTGTGTCCACTACACTGTCCCCAGGACCAGGAGCGTCTCCCTGCTTTGACAGCATCCTGGACCTTTCCCGGAGCACCTTCAGAGGGTCGTCCCCAGAGCCGCCTCCATCCCCGCTGCAGGTGCCCCCCTACTCACAACTGACTCTGGAGGTGCCCCAGGCCCCCGAGGTCCTCAGGAGCCCTGGGGCCCCTAGCCCTGGCCTCTCAGAATCCTGCCCCTATGGAAGCCCCCAGGAGAAGAGTCTAGACAAGGCAGGCCCTGAGTCTCCCCATCCCAGCCGCAGGACTCCAGGCAGCTCATCCAAGAAGCCTGGCCAGGGATCAGGGCGGCGACCTGGTGAGCCTAGCCACACACCTCTGCGGGACAGATTGGCAGCCCTTGGAAAACTGAAGACAGGCCCCGAGGGGCCTCTAGGTCCAGAAAAGAATGGAGTGCCAGCCCGGCCTGGCACTGAGAAGGCCAGGGGACTAGGGCGGTCGGGAGACAGTACTGGAGACAGGCCTCCCACCACGAGGCCTCTTGAACAGCCAGAAGCGAAGGACGTCCTGAGAGGAGCGGTGGCCTTAGGCACAAGCAGCCTGAAGCAGCAGGACCTGGGACTGACCGATCCCGGGGCCCGAGTCTACTCGTCCCACTCCATGGGGGCCCGAGTGGACCTGGAGCCCACCTCACCAAGGAGCTGCCTCACCAAAGTGGAGCTGGCCAAGAGCCGGCTGGCGGGGGCTCTGTGTCCCCAGGTGCCCCGCACGCCTGTCAAAGTGCCAACCCCAGCCCCTAGCCTGGGCAAGCCCAAGAGCCCTCACAGCAGCCCCACAAAGCTGCCTTCCAAGTCACCCACCAAGGTGGTGCCCCGGCCTGTAGCACCCTTGGGCACCAAGGAGCCCTCCAAGCCTGACAAAGGGAAGGGCCCGCCTTGGGCAGATTGTGGCGTCCCGGCTGGCCAGCCGACATCCCCAGTACACGGCCCCGCCGCCGATCCAAGCCAGGGCTCAGAGGGGCCGGCCCCCCACTCGGCCATTGAGGAGAAGGTGATGAAGGGCATCGAGGAGAACGTCTTGCGACTCCAAGGTCAGGAACGGACTCCGGGCTCCGAAGCCAAGCACCGAAACACCAGCAGCATCGCCAGCTGGTTTGGCCTTAAAAAGAGCAAGCTGCCGGCTCTGAACCGCCGCGCAGAGGCTGCCAAGACCAAGGAAGGGGCTGGCGGAGGCTCCCCGCTCCGGAAAGAAGTCAAGACGGACGCCCGGAAGCTGGAAGCTGAGAGCCTCAACATCTCCAAGCTGATGGCGAAGGCCGAAGACCTGCGCCGGGcactggaggaggagaaggcctACCTGAGCAGCAGGGCCCGCCCCCGGCCGGGGGGGCCAGCCACAGTGCCCAGCTCAGGTCTGGGGCAGGTGCAAGGCCAGCTAGCCGGCATGTACCAGGGTGCAGACACCTTCATGCAACAGCTACTGAACAG GGTGGATGGCAAGGAGCTGCCCCCCAAGAGCTGGCGGGAGCCCAAGCCTGAATATGGGGATTTCCAGCCCGTGTCCACTGACCCCAAGAGTCCCTGGCCTGCCTGTGGGCCCCGGAATGGCCTGGTAGGCCCACTTCAGGGCTGCGGAAAACCTTCTGGGAAG CCCAGCAGTGAGCCAGGTAGGCGGGAAGAGATGCCctcagaggacagcctggccGAGCCGGTTTCCACCGCACACTTTACAG CCTGTGGCTCCTTGACTCGAACCTTGGACAGTGGCATCGGGACCTTCCCACCCCCAGATCACAGCAGCAGTGGAACCCCCAGCAAGAATCTCCCCAAGACCAAGTCACTGCGCCTGGAGCCCCCGCCAGGGGCACCCCCGGCTCGGCCTCCGGCCCTCACCAAAGTCCCTCGACGTGCCCACACGCTGGAGCGGGAGGTGCCAGGCATTGAAGAGCTGCTGGTGAGTGGGCGGCACCCCAGCATGCCAGCCTTTCCTGGACTGCTCACTGCTCCTTCCGGCCACCGAAGCCATCAGCCCTGTCCTGATG ATCCCTGTGAAGACCCAGGCCCTCCCCCACCTGTCCAGCTGGCCAAGAACTGGACCTTCCCCAACACCAGAGCGGCGGGCAGCTCCAGTGACCCCTTCCTGTGCCCACCCCGACAGCTGGAGGGTCTGCCTAGGCCCCCCATG GCCCTGCCTGTGGACCGGAAGCAGAGCCTGGAGCCCGGCCGCACATCTACGCCTCAGGGCCCAGCATTTGGGGGCAGTCGTACCCCTAGCACGTCGGACATGGGCGAGGAAGGCAGAGTGGCCAGTGGGGGAGCCCCCGGGCTGGAGACCTCAGAGTCTCTAAGTGACTCGCTCTATGACTCACTGTCGTCCT
- the Nckap5l gene encoding nck-associated protein 5-like isoform X1 translates to MLGLTPKAMEPPAGGTGSLRPAAGDDSSVELGTCHELLHRLRELEAENSALAQANENQRETYERCLDEVANHVVQALLNQKDLREECIKLKKRVFDLERQNQMLSTLLQQKLQLTASSLPQIPLTPLQTPSEPPASPSLNAAEDPAASLPLGHSAGHREVCWEPQLRPGGPGPPATPPPVLDALSPFLRKKAQILEVLRALEETDPLLLCSPAAPWRPPGQGPSSPEPINGELCGPPQPEPSPWAPYLLLGPGSLGALLHWERLLGGSGEEGGGARQPWAPSRAPAPAQGPSSGPRCTPGSSSSSSSDEAGDPNEAPSPDSLLGALAHKQVNLGQLLEDTETYLQAFLTGAAGPLNGDHPGAGKPSSPDPGPPQLSKSKGLPKSAWGGGTPEASRLGFGATSEGQGPLPFLSMFMGAGDAPLGSRPGHPHSSSQVKSKLQTGPPSPGEAQGPLLPSPARGLKFLKLPPASEKVPSPGGPQLSPQLPRNSRIPCRSGGSDGSPSPLLARRGLAGGELSPDGTQGLPSCPSPCSAAPDSAQLRPSQSAVSTTLSPGPGASPCFDSILDLSRSTFRGSSPEPPPSPLQVPPYSQLTLEVPQAPEVLRSPGAPSPGLSESCPYGSPQEKSLDKAGPESPHPSRRTPGSSSKKPGQGSGRRPGEPSHTPLRDRLAALGKLKTGPEGPLGPEKNGVPARPGTEKARGLGRSGDSTGDRPPTTRPLEQPEAKDVLRGAVALGTSSLKQQDLGLTDPGARVYSSHSMGARVDLEPTSPRSCLTKVELAKSRLAGALCPQVPRTPVKVPTPAPSLGKPKSPHSSPTKLPSKSPTKVVPRPVAPLGTKEPSKPDKGKGPPWADCGVPAGQPTSPVHGPAADPSQGSEGPAPHSAIEEKVMKGIEENVLRLQGQERTPGSEAKHRNTSSIASWFGLKKSKLPALNRRAEAAKTKEGAGGGSPLRKEVKTDARKLEAESLNISKLMAKAEDLRRALEEEKAYLSSRARPRPGGPATVPSSGLGQVQGQLAGMYQGADTFMQQLLNRVDGKELPPKSWREPKPEYGDFQPVSTDPKSPWPACGPRNGLVGPLQGCGKPSGKPSSEPGRREEMPSEDSLAEPVSTAHFTACGSLTRTLDSGIGTFPPPDHSSSGTPSKNLPKTKSLRLEPPPGAPPARPPALTKVPRRAHTLEREVPGIEELLVSGRHPSMPAFPGLLTAPSGHRSHQPCPDDPCEDPGPPPPVQLAKNWTFPNTRAAGSSSDPFLCPPRQLEGLPRPPMALPVDRKQSLEPGRTSTPQGPAFGGSRTPSTSDMGEEGRVASGGAPGLETSESLSDSLYDSLSSCGSQG, encoded by the exons GACCTGCGAGAGGAGTGTATCAAGCTGAAGAAGAGGGTGTTCGACCTGGAGCGACAGAACCAGATGCTGAGCACACTCCTGCAGCAGAAGCTGCAGCTCACAGCCAGCTCCCTCCCTCAG ATCCCGCTCACCCCGCTCCAGACACCATCCGAGCCACCAGCCTCCCCGTCCCTGAACGCCGCTGAGGATCCAGCCGCCTCGCTGCCCTTAGGACACAGTGCTGGGCACAGAGAG GTGTGTTGGGAACCGCAGTTGCGACCAGGAGGCCCGGGCCCCCCAGCCACTCCGCCCCCAGTGCTGGATGCCCTGTCCCCATTTCTGCGGAAGAAAGCTCAGATTTTAGAGGTGCTTCGAGCCTTGGAGGAGACGGACCCTTTGCTCCTCTGCTCGCCTGCCGCCCCCTGGCGGCCCCCAGGCCAGGGCCCCAGCTCCCCAGAGCCCATCAATGGCGAGCTCTGTGGCCCGCCCCAGCCTGAGCCCTCACCCTGGGCACCCTACCTGCTGCTCGGCCCTGGGAGCCTCGGGGCACTGCTGCACTGGGAGCGACTCTTGGGGGGCTCCGGGGAAGAAGGAGGCGGCGCCCGGCAACCCTGGGCTCCCAGCAGGGCGCCCGCACCAGCCCAGGGCCCCAGCTCTGGCCCACGCTGCACCCCAGGCAgtagctcctcctcctcttccgaTGAAGCAGGGGACCCTAATGAGGCACCCAGCCCCGACAGCCTGCTAGGTGCCCTGGCCCACAAGCAGGTGAACCTGGGCCAACTCCTCGAAGACACGGAGACTTATCTCCAGGCTTTCCTGACCGGGGCTGCAGGCCCTCTCAATGGTGACCACCCAGGTGCTGGGAAGCCATCCTCGCCAGATCCAGGACCCCCACAGCTGTCCAAGTCCAAAGGCCTCCCAAAGTCAGCTTGGGGTGGGGGTACCCCAGAGGCCAGCAGGCTGGGATTTGGTGCTACCTCAGAGGGCCAGGggccccttcccttcctcagcATGTTCATGGGTGCAGGGGACGCCCCCCTGGGCTCCCGGCCTGGCCACCCCCACTCTTCATCTCAGGTGAAAAGCAAGCTCCAAACCGGGCCCCCTTCTCCCGGGGAAGCCCAGGgaccccttcttccctctccagcCAGAGGTCTCAAGTTTCTCAAGCTGCCTCCAGCCTCAGAGAAGGTCCCCAGCCCAGGAGGCCCCCAGCTCAGCCCCCAGCTCCCCCGGAATTCTCGCATCCCCTGTCGCAGCGGCGGTTCGGACGGCAGCCCCTCCCCGCTGCTGGCCCGCAGGGGTCTGGCTGGAGGAGAGCTGTCCCCGGATGGGACACAGGGCCTGCCCAGCTGCCCTTCACCCTGCTCTGCAGCCCCAGACTCTGCGCAGCTCAGACCCTCCCAGTCGGCTGTGTCCACTACACTGTCCCCAGGACCAGGAGCGTCTCCCTGCTTTGACAGCATCCTGGACCTTTCCCGGAGCACCTTCAGAGGGTCGTCCCCAGAGCCGCCTCCATCCCCGCTGCAGGTGCCCCCCTACTCACAACTGACTCTGGAGGTGCCCCAGGCCCCCGAGGTCCTCAGGAGCCCTGGGGCCCCTAGCCCTGGCCTCTCAGAATCCTGCCCCTATGGAAGCCCCCAGGAGAAGAGTCTAGACAAGGCAGGCCCTGAGTCTCCCCATCCCAGCCGCAGGACTCCAGGCAGCTCATCCAAGAAGCCTGGCCAGGGATCAGGGCGGCGACCTGGTGAGCCTAGCCACACACCTCTGCGGGACAGATTGGCAGCCCTTGGAAAACTGAAGACAGGCCCCGAGGGGCCTCTAGGTCCAGAAAAGAATGGAGTGCCAGCCCGGCCTGGCACTGAGAAGGCCAGGGGACTAGGGCGGTCGGGAGACAGTACTGGAGACAGGCCTCCCACCACGAGGCCTCTTGAACAGCCAGAAGCGAAGGACGTCCTGAGAGGAGCGGTGGCCTTAGGCACAAGCAGCCTGAAGCAGCAGGACCTGGGACTGACCGATCCCGGGGCCCGAGTCTACTCGTCCCACTCCATGGGGGCCCGAGTGGACCTGGAGCCCACCTCACCAAGGAGCTGCCTCACCAAAGTGGAGCTGGCCAAGAGCCGGCTGGCGGGGGCTCTGTGTCCCCAGGTGCCCCGCACGCCTGTCAAAGTGCCAACCCCAGCCCCTAGCCTGGGCAAGCCCAAGAGCCCTCACAGCAGCCCCACAAAGCTGCCTTCCAAGTCACCCACCAAGGTGGTGCCCCGGCCTGTAGCACCCTTGGGCACCAAGGAGCCCTCCAAGCCTGACAAAGGGAAGGGCCCGCCTTGGGCAGATTGTGGCGTCCCGGCTGGCCAGCCGACATCCCCAGTACACGGCCCCGCCGCCGATCCAAGCCAGGGCTCAGAGGGGCCGGCCCCCCACTCGGCCATTGAGGAGAAGGTGATGAAGGGCATCGAGGAGAACGTCTTGCGACTCCAAGGTCAGGAACGGACTCCGGGCTCCGAAGCCAAGCACCGAAACACCAGCAGCATCGCCAGCTGGTTTGGCCTTAAAAAGAGCAAGCTGCCGGCTCTGAACCGCCGCGCAGAGGCTGCCAAGACCAAGGAAGGGGCTGGCGGAGGCTCCCCGCTCCGGAAAGAAGTCAAGACGGACGCCCGGAAGCTGGAAGCTGAGAGCCTCAACATCTCCAAGCTGATGGCGAAGGCCGAAGACCTGCGCCGGGcactggaggaggagaaggcctACCTGAGCAGCAGGGCCCGCCCCCGGCCGGGGGGGCCAGCCACAGTGCCCAGCTCAGGTCTGGGGCAGGTGCAAGGCCAGCTAGCCGGCATGTACCAGGGTGCAGACACCTTCATGCAACAGCTACTGAACAG GGTGGATGGCAAGGAGCTGCCCCCCAAGAGCTGGCGGGAGCCCAAGCCTGAATATGGGGATTTCCAGCCCGTGTCCACTGACCCCAAGAGTCCCTGGCCTGCCTGTGGGCCCCGGAATGGCCTGGTAGGCCCACTTCAGGGCTGCGGAAAACCTTCTGGGAAG CCCAGCAGTGAGCCAGGTAGGCGGGAAGAGATGCCctcagaggacagcctggccGAGCCGGTTTCCACCGCACACTTTACAG CCTGTGGCTCCTTGACTCGAACCTTGGACAGTGGCATCGGGACCTTCCCACCCCCAGATCACAGCAGCAGTGGAACCCCCAGCAAGAATCTCCCCAAGACCAAGTCACTGCGCCTGGAGCCCCCGCCAGGGGCACCCCCGGCTCGGCCTCCGGCCCTCACCAAAGTCCCTCGACGTGCCCACACGCTGGAGCGGGAGGTGCCAGGCATTGAAGAGCTGCTGGTGAGTGGGCGGCACCCCAGCATGCCAGCCTTTCCTGGACTGCTCACTGCTCCTTCCGGCCACCGAAGCCATCAGCCCTGTCCTGATG ATCCCTGTGAAGACCCAGGCCCTCCCCCACCTGTCCAGCTGGCCAAGAACTGGACCTTCCCCAACACCAGAGCGGCGGGCAGCTCCAGTGACCCCTTCCTGTGCCCACCCCGACAGCTGGAGGGTCTGCCTAGGCCCCCCATG GCCCTGCCTGTGGACCGGAAGCAGAGCCTGGAGCCCGGCCGCACATCTACGCCTCAGGGCCCAGCATTTGGGGGCAGTCGTACCCCTAGCACGTCGGACATGGGCGAGGAAGGCAGAGTGGCCAGTGGGGGAGCCCCCGGGCTGGAGACCTCAGAGTCTCTAAGTGACTCGCTCTATGACTCACTGTCGTCCT